The proteins below come from a single Streptomyces sp. B3I8 genomic window:
- a CDS encoding ABC transporter ATP-binding protein — protein MSADFSPAIELRGAGKTFKTPSGGLHTAVRGLDLTIGQGEFVAVVGPTGCGKSTTLTLVSGLEEPTEGEVLVSGRPVRGVGDKVGFVFQQDATFPWRTVLSNVMAGPRFRGVPKAEAREKARAWLDRVGLGAFEDRYPHQLSGGQRKRVALAATFVNDPEILLMDEPFSALDVQTRALMSDELLELWSGTRASVVFVTHDLEESIALADKVVVMTAGPATVKRVYDIDLPRPRKVEEVRLQPRFVEIYREIWESLGEEVRITRERGVADVA, from the coding sequence ATGAGCGCAGACTTCAGCCCCGCCATCGAACTGCGGGGCGCCGGCAAGACCTTCAAGACCCCCTCGGGGGGTCTGCACACCGCCGTCCGGGGGCTCGACCTCACCATCGGGCAGGGCGAGTTCGTGGCCGTCGTCGGCCCCACCGGCTGCGGCAAGTCGACCACGCTGACCCTCGTCAGCGGCCTGGAGGAGCCCACCGAGGGCGAGGTCCTCGTTTCCGGCCGGCCGGTGCGGGGAGTCGGCGACAAGGTCGGCTTCGTCTTCCAGCAGGACGCCACCTTCCCCTGGCGCACGGTCCTGTCCAACGTCATGGCGGGCCCCCGCTTCCGCGGCGTGCCCAAGGCGGAGGCGCGCGAGAAGGCGCGCGCCTGGCTGGACCGGGTCGGCCTCGGAGCCTTCGAGGACCGCTACCCGCACCAGCTCTCCGGCGGCCAGCGCAAGCGCGTCGCGCTCGCCGCGACCTTCGTCAACGACCCCGAGATCCTGCTCATGGACGAGCCGTTCTCCGCGCTCGACGTGCAGACCAGGGCGCTGATGTCGGACGAGCTGCTGGAGCTGTGGAGCGGCACCCGGGCCTCCGTCGTCTTCGTCACCCACGACCTGGAGGAGTCCATCGCCCTGGCCGACAAGGTCGTCGTCATGACGGCCGGCCCCGCCACCGTGAAGCGGGTCTACGACATCGACCTGCCACGGCCCCGCAAGGTCGAGGAGGTACGTCTGCAACCCCGGTTCGTCGAGATCTACCGCGAGATCTGGGAGTCCCTCGGCGAAGAGGTCCGCATCACCCGTGAGAGGGGTGTCGCCGATGTCGCCTGA
- a CDS encoding ABC transporter permease, which translates to MSPEVLPETAVAVTAAEKTGADRSPARARAARRRRLVVNAARALVLVLVLGLWELLSRTEVIDPFNFSMPSKIWDQIWTWITHGTALGSLGEQIWYTLQEALLGWVFGVVAGVVLGIALGRIAFLADILGPYIKILNSIPRIVLAPIFVIWFGLGPASKIASAVVLVFFPVFFNAFQGAREVDRNLVSNARILGASDRRVTFQVVIPSATSWIFTSLHVSFGFALIGAIVGEYIGATKGIGLLVAQSQGTFNAAGVYAAMVILAAVALVAEGLLTFAERRIFRWKPSESGR; encoded by the coding sequence ATGTCGCCTGAAGTCCTCCCCGAGACCGCGGTCGCCGTGACGGCGGCCGAGAAGACCGGCGCCGACCGTTCCCCGGCCCGCGCCCGTGCCGCGCGCCGGCGCAGACTGGTGGTCAACGCCGCCCGCGCCCTGGTTCTCGTCCTCGTGCTCGGCCTGTGGGAGCTGCTCTCCCGCACCGAGGTCATAGATCCGTTCAACTTCTCGATGCCGTCGAAGATCTGGGACCAGATCTGGACCTGGATCACCCACGGCACGGCGCTCGGCTCGCTCGGCGAGCAGATCTGGTACACGCTCCAGGAGGCGCTGCTCGGCTGGGTGTTCGGCGTCGTCGCCGGTGTCGTCCTCGGTATCGCCCTGGGCCGGATCGCCTTCCTCGCCGACATCCTCGGCCCCTACATCAAGATCCTCAACTCGATCCCCAGGATCGTCCTCGCGCCGATCTTCGTCATCTGGTTCGGGCTCGGGCCCGCGTCCAAGATCGCCTCGGCCGTGGTCCTCGTCTTCTTCCCCGTCTTCTTCAACGCCTTCCAGGGCGCCCGCGAGGTCGACCGCAACCTGGTCTCCAACGCCCGCATCCTCGGGGCGAGCGACCGCCGGGTGACCTTCCAGGTCGTCATCCCGTCGGCCACCTCATGGATCTTCACCAGCCTCCACGTCAGCTTCGGCTTCGCCCTCATCGGCGCGATCGTCGGCGAGTACATCGGCGCCACCAAGGGCATCGGCCTGCTCGTCGCGCAGTCCCAGGGCACGTTCAACGCGGCCGGTGTGTACGCCGCCATGGTGATCCTGGCCGCGGTCGCCCTCGTCGCCGAGGGGCTGCTCACCTTCGCCGAGCGCCGCATCTTCCGCTGGAAGCCGTCCGAGAGCGGCCGCTGA
- a CDS encoding ABC transporter substrate-binding protein encodes MRKNSTARHAALAAAALLALTSLTACADDASSTAASGSGGKGDGKGVKVKIMVGGLDKVIYMPAILTQRLGYFDAEGLDVELLSEPAGVQAETALVSGQVQGAVGFYDHTLDLQTKGKHVESVVQFSQAPGEVEVVSKKHADDITSPKDFKGRKLGITGLGSSTDFLSKYLAVKNGVKVSDFSPVAVGAGPTFISALQKGSIDAGMTTDPTVAQILSKDIGKVLIDMRTPQGSQEALGGPYPSSSLYMQTEWVDSHKDTVQKLADAFVKTLKWMSTHSAAQIADKMPADYSQGDKKLYTDAIDSTLPMFTKDGVMPADGPATVERVLKAFNPNIKNAKIDLSKTYTTEFVKKATG; translated from the coding sequence ATGCGCAAGAACAGCACCGCCAGACACGCCGCCCTCGCCGCCGCCGCCCTGCTCGCCCTCACCTCGCTCACCGCCTGCGCCGACGACGCCTCCAGCACGGCCGCCTCCGGCTCCGGCGGCAAGGGTGACGGCAAGGGCGTGAAGGTCAAGATCATGGTCGGTGGCCTGGACAAGGTCATCTACATGCCCGCGATACTCACCCAGCGGCTCGGCTACTTCGACGCCGAGGGCCTCGACGTCGAACTGCTGAGCGAGCCGGCCGGTGTGCAGGCCGAGACCGCGCTCGTCTCGGGACAGGTGCAGGGCGCCGTCGGCTTCTACGACCACACCCTCGACCTGCAGACCAAGGGCAAGCATGTGGAGTCCGTCGTGCAGTTCTCCCAGGCGCCCGGCGAGGTCGAGGTCGTCTCCAAGAAGCACGCCGACGACATCACCTCGCCCAAGGACTTCAAGGGCCGCAAGCTGGGCATCACCGGCCTCGGCTCCTCGACGGACTTCCTCAGCAAGTACCTCGCGGTCAAGAACGGCGTGAAGGTGAGCGACTTCAGCCCCGTGGCCGTCGGCGCGGGCCCCACGTTCATCTCCGCCCTCCAGAAGGGGTCGATCGACGCCGGGATGACCACGGACCCGACCGTGGCGCAGATCCTGAGCAAGGACATCGGCAAGGTGCTCATCGACATGCGCACCCCGCAGGGCTCCCAGGAGGCGCTCGGCGGCCCGTACCCGTCGTCGAGCCTCTACATGCAGACCGAGTGGGTCGACAGCCACAAGGACACCGTCCAGAAGCTGGCCGACGCCTTCGTGAAGACCTTGAAGTGGATGTCCACGCACAGCGCCGCGCAGATCGCGGACAAGATGCCCGCCGACTACTCCCAGGGCGACAAGAAGCTCTACACGGACGCGATCGACAGCACGCTGCCGATGTTCACCAAGGACGGCGTGATGCCCGCGGACGGTCCGGCCACCGTGGAGCGGGTCCTCAAGGCGTTCAACCCCAACATCAAGAACGCGAAGATCGACCTGAGCAAGACATACACCACGGAGTTCGTGAAGAAGGCCACCGGCTGA
- a CDS encoding sensor histidine kinase, which translates to MSPRTPVRRLRLGLPRRMFSQVLLMQVTIAAGVAVLATGLFLAPLGQQLDAQAMRRALAIAQTTAAQPQIAEDFRTSRPTPDGPVQREAERIRRASGAEYVVVMNLRGVRWSHTDPARIGGVVSTDPSRALAGEEVMGIDRGTLGRSARGKVPLRDSDGRIIGAVSVGIEYNSVRAKLVHAIPGLFAYAGAALAIGALAAYLISRRVQRQTRDLAFSDISALLSEREAMLHGIKEGVVALDRTGRVRLLNDEARRLLGIGEEAVGRPLDEALGSGRTTDVLAGRVTGTDLLTVRGPRVLVANRMPTDDGGAVATLRDRTELERIGRELDSTRGLIDALRAQDHEHANRMHTLLGLLELEMYEDAVEFIGEVVGDHRVTAEQVTEKVHDPLLAALLVGKSTVAAERGVALWVSDRTLLPDRLIDPRGLVTVLGNLVDNALDAVGGTAHARVEVELRAEGRTAVLRVRDTGPGIPADRRELIFTDGWSTKQPPAHGKRGIGLSLVHRLADRQGGSVRVGEADGGGAEFTVVLPEALAEEPSRGPATGPAVGVGDPVRPQRAPGGSLLREPPR; encoded by the coding sequence ATGAGCCCCCGCACTCCCGTTCGCCGGCTGCGCCTCGGCCTGCCACGGCGCATGTTCTCGCAGGTCCTGCTGATGCAGGTGACGATCGCCGCGGGCGTCGCCGTCCTCGCGACCGGGCTGTTCCTCGCCCCGCTCGGGCAGCAGCTCGACGCCCAGGCGATGCGCCGCGCCCTCGCGATCGCCCAGACCACCGCCGCCCAGCCGCAGATCGCCGAGGACTTCCGCACCTCCCGGCCGACGCCCGACGGGCCGGTCCAGCGGGAGGCGGAACGCATCCGCCGGGCCAGCGGGGCGGAGTACGTGGTGGTGATGAACCTGCGCGGGGTGCGCTGGTCGCACACGGACCCCGCACGGATCGGCGGGGTCGTGTCGACCGATCCCAGCAGGGCCCTGGCGGGCGAGGAGGTCATGGGGATCGACCGCGGCACGCTGGGCCGCTCGGCCCGCGGCAAGGTGCCCCTGCGGGACAGCGACGGGAGGATCATCGGCGCCGTCTCGGTGGGCATCGAGTACAACAGCGTCCGCGCCAAGCTCGTGCACGCGATACCCGGACTGTTCGCGTACGCCGGCGCGGCTCTGGCGATCGGCGCGCTGGCGGCGTACCTGATCTCCCGGCGGGTCCAACGGCAGACTCGTGACCTGGCGTTCTCCGACATCTCCGCCCTGCTGTCGGAACGCGAGGCGATGCTGCACGGCATCAAGGAAGGCGTCGTCGCCCTGGATCGCACCGGACGCGTCCGGCTGCTCAACGACGAGGCGCGGCGGCTGCTCGGCATCGGCGAGGAGGCTGTCGGCCGCCCCCTCGACGAGGCGCTCGGCTCCGGACGCACCACGGACGTGCTGGCCGGACGGGTCACCGGCACCGATCTGCTGACGGTGCGCGGGCCCCGGGTGCTGGTCGCCAACCGCATGCCCACCGACGACGGCGGCGCCGTCGCCACCCTGCGCGACCGCACCGAGCTGGAGCGGATCGGGCGCGAACTGGACTCCACGCGCGGCCTCATCGACGCCCTGCGCGCCCAGGACCACGAGCACGCCAACCGGATGCACACCCTCCTGGGACTGCTCGAACTGGAGATGTACGAGGACGCGGTGGAGTTCATCGGAGAAGTCGTCGGGGACCACCGGGTCACGGCGGAGCAGGTGACCGAGAAGGTCCACGACCCGCTCCTCGCGGCGCTGCTGGTCGGCAAGTCGACCGTCGCGGCCGAGCGCGGGGTGGCCCTGTGGGTCTCGGACCGGACCCTGCTGCCGGACCGGCTGATCGACCCCAGGGGGCTGGTCACCGTTCTCGGCAACCTGGTGGACAACGCCCTGGACGCCGTCGGCGGGACAGCGCACGCGCGCGTGGAGGTCGAACTGCGCGCCGAGGGGCGGACGGCGGTGCTGCGGGTGCGCGACACGGGTCCGGGCATCCCGGCGGACCGGCGGGAGCTGATCTTCACCGACGGCTGGTCCACCAAGCAGCCGCCGGCCCACGGCAAGCGCGGGATCGGGCTCTCCCTGGTGCACCGCCTGGCCGACCGGCAGGGCGGGAGCGTGCGCGTGGGCGAGGCGGACGGCGGTGGCGCGGAGTTCACGGTCGTCCTGCCCGAGGCGCTCGCCGAGGAGCCGTCACGGGGCCCGGCCACCGGTCCGGCCGTCGGCGTCGGCGACCCGGTGCGCCCGCAGCGCGCACCTGGGGGCTCCCTGCTGCGGGAGCCCCCTCGATGA
- a CDS encoding sucrase ferredoxin: MSTCTTASQALDEPLAGTSATARTWLLLEQPGPWGVKALTSSQLDQGLGRALEAAAKDTGVRVALIRRPGRHADPDPGPPAGADETGAPAVRQVYAAHTVPGRTWLHGATVTDPAHLLDLDFAALGAGHPHTFDSALAGRPHTGDPLALVCTNGKRDRCCALLGRPLATELAAAGVPGTWEVTHLGGHRFAPTVLVLPYGYAYGRASAPLVRDALRGVREGRIVLEGCRGGSAWERPAQAAELAVRAHTGIHAADALTVTRTEGAAPHWEVTVAHADGRLWRVTVVQGASSPPRPESCGSVLGSPARMDVEAVRELHPATTSGTGRH; encoded by the coding sequence GTGAGTACGTGCACCACCGCGTCCCAGGCCCTGGACGAGCCCCTCGCCGGCACCTCCGCCACCGCGCGGACCTGGCTGCTCCTCGAACAGCCCGGCCCCTGGGGCGTCAAGGCCCTCACCTCGAGCCAACTGGACCAGGGGCTCGGCCGCGCTCTGGAGGCCGCCGCGAAGGACACGGGCGTGCGCGTCGCCCTGATCCGCCGCCCCGGCCGCCACGCCGACCCGGACCCGGGTCCACCGGCCGGCGCCGACGAGACGGGCGCGCCCGCCGTGCGGCAGGTGTACGCGGCCCACACCGTCCCCGGCCGCACCTGGCTGCACGGCGCCACCGTCACCGACCCCGCCCACCTGCTCGACCTCGACTTCGCGGCGCTCGGCGCGGGCCACCCGCACACCTTCGACAGCGCCCTGGCGGGCCGCCCGCACACCGGTGACCCGCTGGCCCTTGTGTGCACCAACGGCAAGCGCGACCGCTGCTGCGCCCTCCTCGGCCGGCCCCTCGCCACCGAACTGGCCGCCGCCGGTGTGCCGGGCACCTGGGAGGTCACCCACCTGGGCGGGCACCGCTTCGCCCCCACCGTGCTCGTGCTTCCGTACGGCTACGCGTACGGGCGCGCCTCGGCGCCGCTGGTCCGCGACGCGCTCCGGGGTGTGCGCGAGGGGCGGATCGTGCTGGAGGGGTGCCGCGGCGGCTCGGCCTGGGAGCGGCCCGCGCAGGCCGCCGAGCTCGCCGTCCGCGCGCACACCGGCATCCACGCGGCGGACGCGCTCACCGTGACCCGTACCGAGGGCGCGGCACCCCACTGGGAGGTCACCGTCGCCCACGCGGACGGCCGGCTCTGGCGCGTCACGGTGGTACAGGGCGCCTCCTCGCCGCCCCGGCCGGAGAGCTGCGGCTCGGTCCTCGGCTCCCCGGCGCGGATGGACGTCGAGGCCGTACGCGAACTGCACCCGGCGACGACCTCGGGAACCGGTCGGCACTGA
- a CDS encoding DUF6082 family protein — protein MTAQTSPIRRFRSATRERLASAGRAVTGRYGRKRRRAALVEQHRLHFDLLCKAMDDPALAAVLDTYDDEVPPERQRQYLFANALYVNALYFHRIGALSLAELYGHVRMMCRNAVFREYWQATRRHRDSLPAWSEEARLGRMMDALVRDMESLVAEQDDGEHEEWWVVGEPPSE, from the coding sequence ATGACCGCACAGACCTCGCCGATACGGAGGTTCCGATCCGCGACCAGAGAAAGGCTGGCCTCGGCCGGCCGCGCCGTCACGGGCCGGTACGGGCGGAAACGACGGCGTGCGGCGCTCGTGGAACAGCACCGGCTCCACTTCGACCTGCTGTGCAAGGCCATGGACGACCCCGCGCTCGCCGCCGTCCTGGACACCTACGACGACGAGGTCCCGCCGGAACGGCAGCGCCAGTACCTGTTCGCCAACGCCCTGTACGTCAACGCGCTGTACTTCCACCGCATCGGGGCGCTGAGCCTGGCCGAGCTCTACGGCCACGTCCGGATGATGTGCCGCAACGCGGTCTTCCGGGAGTACTGGCAGGCGACGCGCAGGCACCGCGACAGCCTGCCCGCGTGGTCGGAGGAGGCGCGGCTCGGCAGGATGATGGACGCCCTGGTGCGCGACATGGAGTCGCTGGTCGCCGAACAGGACGACGGGGAGCACGAGGAGTGGTGGGTGGTGGGTGAACCGCCGTCCGAGTGA
- a CDS encoding GTP-binding protein, producing MDHSPVKRSRSRRQVPVVILAGFLGSGKTTLLNHLLHHSGGSRIGAVVNDFGAVEIDAMAVAGALGDSTVSLGNGCLCCAVDAGELDVYLARLTRPSVGVDVIVIEASGLAEPQELVRMVLAGENSDVVYGGLVEVVDAAEFDATRVRHPELDRHLALADLVVVNKLDRAADGTRVLETVRSLTDRAAVVPASYGRVGPEFLFDCRPSEERIGQLSFDDLPREDDDHATHLHSGYDSLSFVSEVPLDPRRLLAFLDSRPEGLYRIKGYVDFGAHDRRNRYAVHAVGRFLRFTPEPWPEPWPDSGPESGTGTGARLTRLVLIGTGLDAPALRKELQACEDGSAHVDEHALWGVLRYVPDPEDAPDIPNGPEARDPDARDPDAAPGPV from the coding sequence GTGGACCACAGCCCGGTGAAGCGGAGCCGGAGTCGGCGGCAGGTACCGGTCGTGATCCTCGCCGGGTTCCTCGGCTCCGGCAAGACCACACTGCTCAACCACCTTCTGCACCACAGCGGGGGCAGCCGCATCGGCGCCGTCGTCAACGACTTCGGCGCCGTCGAGATCGACGCCATGGCCGTGGCCGGGGCGCTCGGCGACTCCACCGTCTCGCTCGGCAACGGCTGCCTGTGCTGCGCCGTCGACGCCGGTGAACTCGACGTCTACCTGGCGCGGCTGACCCGCCCCTCGGTCGGCGTCGACGTGATCGTGATCGAGGCCAGCGGGCTCGCCGAGCCGCAGGAACTGGTCAGGATGGTGCTCGCCGGGGAGAATTCCGACGTCGTCTACGGCGGACTCGTCGAGGTGGTCGACGCCGCCGAGTTCGACGCCACACGTGTCCGGCACCCCGAGCTCGACCGGCACCTCGCCCTCGCCGACCTGGTCGTCGTCAACAAGCTCGACCGGGCCGCCGACGGGACGCGGGTGCTGGAGACCGTGCGGTCGCTCACCGACCGGGCCGCCGTGGTCCCCGCGTCGTACGGGCGCGTCGGCCCGGAGTTCCTCTTCGACTGCCGGCCCTCCGAGGAGCGGATCGGGCAGCTCTCCTTCGACGACCTCCCCAGGGAGGACGACGACCACGCCACGCATCTCCACTCCGGCTACGACAGCCTGTCGTTCGTCTCCGAGGTGCCGCTCGACCCGCGTCGGCTGCTGGCCTTCCTCGACAGCCGGCCCGAGGGCTTGTACCGCATCAAGGGGTACGTCGACTTCGGCGCCCACGACCGCCGCAACCGCTATGCCGTGCACGCTGTCGGACGGTTCCTGCGCTTCACCCCGGAACCCTGGCCGGAACCCTGGCCAGACTCCGGGCCGGAGTCCGGGACGGGGACCGGGGCACGGCTGACCCGGCTCGTGCTGATCGGCACCGGCCTCGACGCCCCCGCACTGCGCAAAGAGTTGCAGGCGTGCGAGGACGGCTCCGCACACGTCGACGAGCACGCCCTGTGGGGCGTCCTGCGCTACGTGCCCGACCCGGAGGACGCCCCGGACATCCCGAACGGCCCGGAAGCTCGGGACCCGGACGCCCGGGACCCGGACGCGGCCCCGGGCCCCGTGTAG
- a CDS encoding DNA topoisomerase (ATP-hydrolyzing) subunit A, with the protein MARRSTKTPPPDDSYEERILDIDVVDEMQGSFLEYAYSVIYSRALPDARDGLKPVHRRIVYQMNEMGLRPDRGYVKCARVVGEVMGKLHPHGDASIYDALVRMAQPFSMRVPLVDGHGNFGSLGNDDPPAAMRYTESRMAEATSLMTESIEEDTVDFGPNYDGQEQEPVALPAAFPNLLVNGASGIAVGMATNMPPHNLREVIAAARHLIRYPSADLDALMKYVPGPDLPTGGRIVGLSGIRDAYATGRGTFKIRATVEIETVTARRKGLVVTELPFAVGPEKVISKIKDLVGAKKIQGIADVKDLTDREHGLRLVIEIKNGFVPEAVLEQLYKLTAMEESFGVNNVALVDGQPLTLGLKELLEVYLDHRFNVVRRRSEFRRGKRRDRLHLVEGLLTALIDIDEVIRLIRSSENSAQAKERLIERFGLSDVQTQYILDTPLRRLTRFDRIELESEKERLNAEIEELTRILDSDAELRKLVSTELAAVSKKFGTDRRTVLLESSGAPAAVPLQVADDPCRVLLSSTGLLARTADANPFEDDGTGRRVKHDLIVSAVPATARGEVGVVTSAGRLLRVNVVDLPQLPEQTGTPNLSGGAPLAEFVSLDADETVVCLTTLDESSPGLALGTEQGVVKRVVPDYPSSKEELEVITLKEGDRIVGGAELRTGEEDLVFITDDAQLLRYQASQVRPQGRPAGGVAGIKLTQGAKVISFTAVDPAVDAVVFTVAGSRGTLDDSVQTTAKATPFDQYPRKGRATGGVRCQRFLKGEDCLSFAWAGPVPARAAQKNGAPAELPEIDPRRDGSGVSLAKTVAVVAGPA; encoded by the coding sequence ATGGCCCGCCGCAGCACCAAGACCCCGCCGCCCGACGACTCGTACGAGGAGCGGATCCTCGACATCGACGTCGTCGACGAGATGCAGGGCTCCTTCCTCGAGTACGCGTACTCGGTCATCTATTCCCGCGCCCTCCCCGACGCCCGGGACGGCCTCAAGCCGGTGCACCGCCGCATCGTCTACCAGATGAACGAGATGGGGCTGCGCCCCGACCGCGGCTACGTCAAGTGCGCCCGTGTCGTCGGGGAAGTCATGGGCAAGCTGCACCCGCACGGCGACGCGTCGATCTACGACGCCCTGGTCCGCATGGCGCAGCCGTTCTCGATGCGCGTCCCGCTGGTCGACGGCCACGGCAACTTCGGCTCGCTGGGCAACGACGACCCGCCGGCCGCCATGCGGTACACCGAGTCCCGGATGGCCGAGGCGACGAGCCTGATGACGGAGTCCATCGAGGAGGACACCGTCGACTTCGGGCCGAACTACGACGGCCAGGAGCAGGAACCGGTGGCGCTCCCCGCCGCCTTCCCGAACCTGCTGGTCAACGGCGCGTCCGGGATCGCCGTCGGCATGGCGACGAACATGCCGCCGCACAACCTGCGCGAAGTGATCGCCGCCGCCCGGCATCTGATCCGGTATCCGAGCGCGGACCTGGACGCCCTGATGAAGTACGTCCCGGGTCCTGACCTGCCGACCGGCGGCCGGATCGTCGGGCTGTCCGGCATCAGGGACGCGTACGCGACGGGCCGCGGCACCTTCAAGATCCGCGCCACGGTGGAGATCGAGACCGTGACGGCCCGCCGCAAGGGCCTCGTCGTCACCGAACTGCCGTTCGCGGTCGGCCCGGAGAAGGTCATCTCGAAGATCAAGGACCTGGTCGGCGCCAAGAAGATCCAGGGCATCGCCGACGTCAAGGACCTCACCGACCGCGAGCACGGCCTGCGCCTGGTCATCGAGATCAAGAACGGCTTCGTGCCGGAGGCGGTCCTGGAACAGCTCTACAAGCTGACCGCCATGGAGGAGTCCTTCGGCGTCAACAACGTGGCCCTCGTCGACGGTCAGCCGCTGACACTGGGGCTCAAGGAACTGCTGGAGGTCTACCTCGACCACCGGTTCAACGTGGTGCGGCGGCGCAGCGAGTTCCGGCGCGGCAAGCGGCGCGACCGCCTCCACCTGGTCGAGGGCCTGCTCACCGCCCTGATCGACATCGACGAAGTGATCCGCCTGATCCGCTCCAGCGAGAACTCCGCGCAGGCCAAGGAGCGCCTGATCGAGCGGTTCGGGCTGTCGGACGTGCAGACCCAGTACATCCTGGACACGCCGCTGCGCCGGCTGACCAGGTTCGACCGGATCGAGCTGGAGTCGGAGAAGGAGCGGCTCAACGCCGAGATCGAGGAGCTGACCCGGATCCTGGACTCCGACGCGGAGCTGCGCAAGCTGGTCTCCACCGAACTGGCCGCCGTGTCGAAGAAGTTCGGCACCGACCGGCGGACGGTCCTGCTGGAGTCCTCGGGGGCGCCGGCCGCCGTGCCGCTGCAGGTGGCGGACGACCCGTGCCGGGTGCTGCTGTCCTCGACAGGGCTGCTGGCGCGGACGGCGGACGCGAACCCGTTCGAGGACGACGGCACGGGCCGGCGCGTCAAGCACGACCTGATCGTCTCCGCGGTCCCGGCGACGGCCCGCGGCGAGGTCGGCGTGGTCACCTCGGCCGGCCGGCTGCTGCGGGTCAACGTGGTCGATCTGCCGCAGCTGCCGGAGCAGACCGGCACGCCCAACCTGTCGGGCGGCGCCCCGCTGGCCGAGTTCGTCTCCCTGGACGCGGACGAGACGGTGGTGTGCCTGACGACGCTCGACGAGTCCTCCCCCGGTCTGGCCCTCGGCACCGAACAGGGTGTCGTCAAGCGGGTGGTGCCCGACTACCCCTCCAGCAAGGAGGAGCTGGAGGTCATCACCCTCAAGGAGGGCGACCGGATCGTCGGCGGGGCCGAGCTGCGTACGGGCGAGGAGGATCTGGTCTTCATCACGGACGACGCCCAGCTCCTGCGCTACCAGGCATCCCAGGTGCGCCCGCAGGGCCGCCCGGCCGGCGGCGTGGCGGGCATCAAGCTCACGCAGGGCGCCAAGGTCATCTCGTTCACGGCGGTGGACCCTGCCGTCGACGCGGTGGTCTTCACGGTCGCCGGCTCACGCGGCACGCTCGACGACTCCGTGCAGACGACGGCCAAGGCCACGCCGTTCGACCAGTACCCGCGCAAGGGGCGGGCGACGGGCGGGGTGCGCTGTCAGCGGTTCCTGAAGGGCGAGGACTGCCTGTCCTTCGCCTGGGCGGGCCCGGTCCCGGCGCGGGCGGCCCAGAAGAACGGCGCACCGGCCGAGCTGCCGGAGATCGACCCGCGCCGCGACGGCTCGGGCGTGTCCCTGGCGAAGACGGTGGCGGTGGTGGCGGGACCGGCCTGA